The Flavobacterium marginilacus genome window below encodes:
- a CDS encoding DUF1801 domain-containing protein, whose amino-acid sequence MKITDEYIYRQPEKYQVILLHLISVFEQEIPELKLLFKWGIPYFYYNKKPFCYLAPNHRKGFVDAGFSRGFQLKGNQESLVGEKRNTVKSLRYYDLETIDNAVLIEVIREAVLLYA is encoded by the coding sequence ATGAAGATAACCGATGAATATATCTACCGGCAGCCCGAAAAGTATCAAGTGATATTACTGCATTTAATCAGTGTTTTCGAGCAGGAAATTCCTGAACTCAAACTGCTTTTTAAATGGGGGATACCTTATTTCTATTATAATAAAAAGCCATTTTGTTATTTGGCTCCCAATCACAGAAAAGGTTTTGTAGACGCTGGTTTTTCTAGAGGCTTCCAATTAAAAGGCAATCAGGAAAGTCTAGTTGGCGAGAAACGGAATACCGTTAAGTCTCTTAGATATTATGACTTAGAAACGATAGATAATGCAGTCCTGATTGAAGTGATTCGGGAAGCTGTGTTATTATATGCCTAA